One Pantoea sp. CCBC3-3-1 DNA window includes the following coding sequences:
- a CDS encoding baseplate protein, translated as MSGHLNAAGNAAFLKTQYTANKSMGEKLIGSEYKLTIVGREDLSALIRTAQFPERTREDVEDYGPNGMKFNQHGPIRNSGEMPCQSVETITGAMLKFIKDAVNNKSYFDVIVAASSESLAGIAPDALTVTLSDCKIYVDGIDLSYEDVTALVRPNLRIVYNFIE; from the coding sequence ATGTCTGGACATCTCAATGCGGCTGGTAACGCAGCGTTTCTGAAAACGCAGTACACAGCCAACAAATCGATGGGTGAAAAGCTCATTGGTTCCGAATACAAGCTGACTATTGTCGGTCGGGAGGATCTATCAGCTCTGATCCGTACCGCGCAGTTCCCGGAGCGCACCCGCGAAGACGTTGAGGACTACGGCCCCAACGGCATGAAATTCAATCAGCACGGTCCGATCCGTAACTCCGGTGAGATGCCTTGCCAGTCTGTTGAAACCATCACAGGCGCAATGCTGAAATTCATCAAGGACGCGGTTAACAACAAGTCCTATTTCGACGTGATCGTAGCGGCTTCATCAGAGTCACTGGCTGGAATTGCACCAGATGCGCTGACCGTTACTCTGTCGGACTGCAAGATCTACGTTGATGGTATCGACCTTTCTTATGAGGATGTAACGGCATTGGTTCGTCCGAACTTACGGATCGTTTATAACTTCATCGAATAG
- a CDS encoding tail fiber assembly protein has protein sequence MALIYLDSSGLAESSGTLTVYNFDSVTGEYTGNSDEYLMKGVGIPAYACSIAPPSTIEGYVTVYNNNTWNIIADHRGETVYSTSTGEASIFTNLGDYPENITPLAPATAYDTWTGSAWTTDTTAQHAAEVAKAEKQKDSLQTNAESSISLLQTKLLAGRTLTTSESNYLNAVLDYIDALVAVDTSGAPDINWPVLPEQGSS, from the coding sequence ATGGCACTAATCTATCTCGATTCAAGCGGCTTGGCCGAATCTTCAGGAACGCTTACCGTCTACAATTTTGATTCTGTAACAGGCGAATACACAGGCAATTCTGACGAGTATTTAATGAAGGGGGTAGGAATTCCAGCTTATGCCTGTAGCATTGCCCCACCATCAACCATTGAAGGCTATGTTACTGTTTATAATAACAATACGTGGAATATCATAGCTGATCATCGCGGTGAAACTGTATATTCAACCTCGACTGGAGAAGCTTCAATTTTTACAAACTTAGGCGATTACCCAGAAAATATAACGCCATTAGCACCGGCGACAGCTTATGACACATGGACGGGCAGTGCCTGGACTACCGATACGACAGCGCAGCATGCTGCTGAAGTGGCTAAAGCGGAAAAACAAAAAGATTCATTACAGACGAATGCGGAAAGCTCAATAAGTTTGCTTCAGACGAAACTATTAGCTGGTCGTACTCTTACCACATCAGAATCTAATTATCTCAATGCGGTCCTAGACTACATTGATGCGTTAGTCGCAGTTGATACTTCAGGTGCGCCAGACATAAACTGGCCAGTTTTACCTGAGCAGGGATCATCCTGA
- a CDS encoding phage tail protein, with translation MTLSNGWFKSRLTPSKQNSVMQAGLADIMQNLFTAVVEPYLTRITNRKSFFTMDNDDLDTRIEEMGQFFTIRSSDASSKPMLLQQRLDEIHFKGTSRPITQTFYREFNGIPITWEPLYAPVDTTTYPYGSRLIAENNLTAVGDAFGELFLTSRGVISIPLTDLMKLIESETGNDIKTSSQLTEEALTKFKQVVEPLLPLHIVFDGMQLMATFTIQEHADTTSLISVASVGTYTGRENADVARLVSIASEQAPTFAAPAPAEVRGLMRHDDILNDGAVLDQFYYPDFNDKVDVYHAFNDATDKSSVEGTEADVSFGKIASEQADSVSVETVQYGITSTATPAGDSGSAFLTRFDNTPHDTSVDYEDDTTS, from the coding sequence GTGACCTTATCTAATGGCTGGTTCAAAAGTCGCCTAACCCCTTCAAAGCAGAATTCAGTGATGCAGGCCGGGCTGGCCGACATCATGCAAAACCTGTTTACCGCAGTGGTTGAGCCGTATCTAACCCGAATTACTAACCGTAAGTCGTTTTTCACTATGGATAATGACGATCTGGATACGCGCATTGAAGAAATGGGGCAGTTCTTCACTATTCGTTCAAGTGATGCCTCCAGTAAGCCCATGCTACTGCAGCAACGCCTTGATGAAATCCACTTCAAAGGTACTTCGCGACCAATTACCCAAACGTTTTATCGCGAGTTTAACGGGATTCCAATCACCTGGGAGCCACTTTATGCGCCAGTAGACACCACGACTTACCCGTATGGATCTCGCTTGATCGCAGAAAACAACCTTACAGCGGTCGGCGATGCCTTTGGTGAGCTTTTCCTAACCTCGCGAGGCGTTATCAGCATCCCTCTAACGGATTTAATGAAGCTCATTGAGTCCGAAACAGGCAATGACATCAAAACCTCCTCACAGCTCACCGAGGAGGCTCTGACGAAGTTTAAACAGGTGGTTGAGCCGTTGCTGCCACTGCATATCGTTTTTGATGGCATGCAGCTGATGGCCACGTTCACTATCCAGGAGCATGCCGACACTACTTCACTGATCTCAGTGGCCAGCGTCGGTACCTATACGGGCAGGGAAAATGCCGACGTGGCTAGGCTGGTTTCCATCGCCAGCGAACAGGCACCTACCTTTGCCGCTCCAGCGCCAGCAGAGGTTCGCGGGCTGATGCGCCATGACGACATCCTCAATGATGGGGCGGTTCTCGACCAGTTCTATTACCCGGATTTCAACGACAAAGTGGACGTTTATCACGCCTTCAACGATGCCACAGATAAATCCAGCGTAGAGGGCACTGAGGCAGATGTTAGTTTCGGTAAGATCGCCTCTGAACAAGCGGATAGCGTGAGCGTTGAGACGGTTCAGTACGGCATTACCAGCACTGCCACACCGGCAGGTGATTCCGGCTCTGCCTTTCTGACCCGATTCGATAACACCCCGCACGACACGTCAGTTGACTACGAGGACGATACGACATCATGA
- a CDS encoding VapA/VapB family virulence-associated protein, with translation MNNQDLPENKPSVSDGSSGSNQRPLIPPETILKDYTDSAHKFLNLDSEGIDRTIKQLGTMPSYQSYDLEIWAWVVYFDIKATPTNGDGKSFSGKAGGLSGLVGGKAWGTLYTDDVLTLFENTKSFMFTAYGGVYEALYFYDKDHNLLGYIQAGGVTIAVGMAGGTGHWS, from the coding sequence ATGAACAATCAAGATCTCCCGGAAAATAAACCAAGTGTGAGCGACGGAAGCTCTGGTTCTAATCAAAGGCCTTTGATACCACCTGAAACTATATTGAAGGATTACACCGATTCAGCTCATAAATTCTTAAATCTTGATTCTGAAGGAATTGATAGAACTATAAAGCAGTTAGGAACTATGCCGTCTTACCAATCCTATGACCTTGAGATTTGGGCGTGGGTTGTATATTTCGATATTAAAGCAACGCCTACTAACGGTGATGGTAAGTCCTTTAGTGGTAAAGCTGGTGGCTTGTCCGGACTAGTAGGAGGGAAGGCGTGGGGGACTTTATATACGGACGATGTTCTTACTCTTTTTGAAAACACGAAAAGCTTCATGTTTACGGCATATGGAGGCGTATACGAGGCATTATATTTTTATGATAAGGATCATAATCTTCTAGGTTATATACAGGCAGGGGGGGTTACAATCGCCGTGGGAATGGCTGGGGGTACTGGTCACTGGAGCTAA
- a CDS encoding morphogenetic protein produces MLIPFFPLPSRPETTVQFNAPSVDMAMYFCKSQESTEERDTTEYLNMLQVKESFSDARDWTANDRRTALWWVFINSRADSVIDFSYTCQHCGEEHWINQDMHELVGDLEVLAGAADMTIEATVQGKVNTWLLKPLDGHAMERLERMRQLLPSTSRKQEYLTALTELRLWEFVYQAHLFYDLEPDYDKSAQYRYELIKQMDVGTEFAHLAASVRMMQQNLRHGLNVILDKGESCLLLPPHECPSEALKEPAERPTTRLLVPFRNSQFLPDIGTGSLANLSQQLGLVWPSTT; encoded by the coding sequence ATGCTAATTCCCTTTTTCCCTTTGCCATCTCGTCCGGAGACTACAGTTCAGTTCAACGCCCCATCCGTCGACATGGCCATGTATTTCTGCAAGTCCCAGGAGTCCACTGAGGAACGTGACACGACTGAATATCTGAACATGCTGCAGGTTAAGGAAAGCTTCAGCGATGCCCGTGACTGGACAGCCAATGACCGTAGAACGGCCCTTTGGTGGGTTTTCATTAACTCTCGCGCTGATTCGGTGATCGACTTCTCTTATACCTGCCAGCATTGCGGTGAAGAGCACTGGATCAATCAGGATATGCATGAACTCGTGGGCGATCTGGAGGTGCTGGCCGGCGCGGCAGACATGACCATTGAAGCCACCGTTCAGGGCAAAGTGAATACTTGGCTTTTAAAGCCGCTGGATGGCCACGCAATGGAGCGACTGGAGCGTATGCGCCAGTTGTTACCATCTACAAGCCGCAAGCAGGAGTATCTGACAGCTCTCACCGAGCTTCGTCTGTGGGAATTCGTGTACCAGGCACATCTGTTTTATGACTTGGAGCCTGATTATGACAAGTCGGCCCAGTACCGCTACGAGCTTATCAAGCAAATGGACGTCGGAACAGAGTTTGCTCACCTTGCCGCGAGTGTTCGTATGATGCAGCAGAATCTGCGTCACGGACTTAACGTCATCCTGGATAAAGGCGAGTCCTGCCTGTTACTGCCACCGCATGAGTGCCCATCAGAGGCGCTTAAGGAGCCAGCAGAGCGCCCAACTACGCGCCTGCTGGTTCCCTTTCGGAATTCACAGTTCCTTCCAGATATTGGGACTGGATCGCTTGCAAACCTTAGTCAACAACTTGGCCTTGTATGGCCCTCAACCACATAG
- a CDS encoding phage tail protein has translation MTEAVVVTAKSFPAPETLALITDVQYREPYSSAAINRKLRGILTAGIYQGFIPEVGEGLNLVIASGTEGGTVSFDIDAYYQLTARQQADVTIAMTAGTTTVVVLEASYSIGQETYQVNSSSSVSAAQIKLLVSGTALSQNQVELCTVTVPAGTTQLTADMINTSNRVAVALGVSLGSDTDSDSEQVAANLLGLKKTLNAAKEETETQLAEHIGAENPHSQYLQIANALSEIKDAGLVAKALTALGLGDGSAVPVGVPMPYPAATAPDGWLKCNGASFSATTYPLLAKVYPSLKLPDLRGEFIRGWDDGRGADSARVILSSQYATAVRTGAIDYFGVDSTTTNATVGTSFSDADSTTTSYPTNAKAPNGGTFSSVLTDNSMSGTQLPTGFTNPYGLWITMRPRNIAFNYIIRAA, from the coding sequence ATGACTGAAGCAGTTGTAGTTACAGCCAAGTCGTTTCCTGCACCGGAAACGCTGGCGCTGATTACGGACGTGCAGTATCGCGAGCCATACAGCTCCGCTGCCATAAACCGAAAATTGCGCGGCATTCTCACTGCTGGGATTTACCAAGGTTTTATCCCGGAAGTAGGGGAGGGGCTAAACCTCGTTATCGCGTCCGGCACCGAGGGCGGCACCGTATCTTTTGATATCGACGCCTATTATCAGCTGACCGCTCGACAACAGGCTGACGTCACGATAGCAATGACTGCTGGCACAACGACTGTGGTTGTCCTGGAAGCTTCTTACTCAATCGGGCAAGAGACTTACCAGGTCAACTCCAGCTCTTCCGTTTCGGCCGCGCAAATTAAGCTGCTGGTTAGCGGTACCGCCTTGAGTCAGAATCAAGTTGAGCTATGCACTGTTACCGTTCCGGCCGGCACAACGCAGCTGACTGCTGACATGATCAATACTTCAAATCGTGTTGCTGTGGCGCTCGGCGTTTCACTGGGAAGTGATACGGACAGTGATAGCGAACAAGTAGCAGCGAACCTTTTAGGTCTTAAAAAAACCCTGAATGCAGCAAAAGAGGAAACTGAGACCCAACTTGCAGAGCACATCGGAGCAGAAAATCCGCATTCGCAATATCTGCAGATTGCGAATGCATTGTCAGAGATCAAAGACGCGGGTCTGGTAGCTAAAGCGCTTACTGCATTGGGTCTGGGTGATGGTTCCGCCGTACCAGTTGGCGTACCGATGCCTTACCCGGCAGCAACTGCTCCGGATGGATGGTTAAAGTGTAATGGGGCATCATTCAGCGCCACGACTTATCCGCTACTGGCAAAAGTGTATCCATCGCTGAAGCTACCCGACCTACGCGGCGAGTTTATTCGAGGCTGGGATGATGGGCGCGGGGCTGATTCCGCGCGGGTAATTTTATCCAGCCAATACGCAACAGCTGTTCGCACCGGAGCAATAGACTATTTTGGCGTTGACTCTACGACTACAAATGCAACGGTCGGTACGTCGTTTTCTGATGCTGACTCAACAACCACTTCGTATCCGACTAACGCGAAAGCGCCGAACGGGGGCACCTTTAGCAGTGTTCTTACCGATAACAGTATGTCAGGTACGCAGTTACCAACAGGATTTACTAATCCGTACGGGTTGTGGATCACCATGCGCCCGCGAAATATTGCCTTTAACTACATTATAAGAGCAGCATAA
- a CDS encoding holin gives MLISSELIPIAVAVVLSLLSGIGVYLQGIREGRIKGTVLDFFTESSIAVTAGLMAYYVGRHQHFDESIIYFSVLLSSNNGNEVVHIAKRINSDAIGKVLLQLFSKGGK, from the coding sequence GTGCTGATCTCCAGCGAACTAATACCGATCGCCGTCGCCGTAGTCCTTTCTCTGCTGAGTGGCATTGGTGTTTACCTTCAGGGCATAAGGGAAGGCAGGATTAAAGGAACTGTTTTGGATTTTTTTACAGAGTCTTCTATCGCTGTTACTGCGGGGTTGATGGCCTATTACGTTGGGCGGCATCAACATTTTGACGAATCGATCATTTATTTTTCCGTTCTTCTTTCCAGCAATAACGGAAACGAAGTCGTCCACATAGCCAAGCGAATTAACTCAGACGCGATTGGCAAAGTTTTACTACAGCTCTTTTCCAAGGGGGGCAAATGA
- a CDS encoding odaE produces MPNPHSLQSSNGQKYAQLDFAQVNAKGLKPLIDAFTKQGLIVEDVAASNRTTQKDGVGVKIAVLRFQDQQQVTVQINSSGDLVGFKLNGKTIPIQQADTIAKVAGSLSTAVKQNSRKFTDGLAKKAKRVIDTSDTKTAVKSNIQRLKEARDRRDTLAASVQELGAMNDKSKMQLTSIEQNINAAQTRLVIAQATTKQLNEQIKALEEQDAA; encoded by the coding sequence ATGCCTAACCCACACAGTCTGCAGTCCAGCAATGGTCAGAAATATGCCCAGCTGGATTTCGCACAAGTTAATGCTAAAGGGTTAAAACCCCTGATCGACGCATTCACCAAACAGGGTCTGATTGTTGAAGATGTGGCCGCCAGCAACAGAACCACTCAAAAAGACGGTGTAGGAGTGAAGATCGCCGTTCTACGCTTTCAAGATCAGCAGCAGGTGACGGTTCAGATTAATAGCTCCGGTGACCTTGTTGGTTTCAAATTGAACGGCAAGACCATTCCCATTCAACAGGCTGACACAATCGCCAAAGTGGCCGGTTCGCTGTCTACAGCCGTTAAGCAAAACTCCCGCAAATTTACTGATGGCCTGGCCAAAAAGGCGAAGAGGGTTATTGATACCTCTGATACCAAAACCGCAGTTAAATCGAACATCCAGCGCCTTAAAGAGGCCCGAGATCGCCGCGATACTCTGGCGGCCAGCGTGCAGGAGTTGGGCGCTATGAACGATAAAAGCAAGATGCAACTGACTTCTATTGAACAGAACATCAACGCGGCACAGACCCGCCTTGTAATTGCGCAGGCCACTACTAAACAGCTGAACGAACAAATCAAAGCACTGGAGGAACAAGATGCTGCGTGA
- a CDS encoding phage tail protein — translation MTNTVSTSLSKTQLLDYYYQRRAESSIGMGDRFELKSAVFGSSSLVTQNSSGTYDIADIPTKFALSDLTTQFATSDLTLSYADGVITLRAELDSSGLDANTSYPFNTLVVTDTAGLACMVLCVQEDSLYQGKTFVAVSNINTTVA, via the coding sequence ATGACGAATACCGTTTCCACCAGTCTTTCGAAGACGCAGCTACTGGATTACTACTACCAGCGGCGTGCTGAATCGTCGATCGGGATGGGTGATCGCTTTGAGCTGAAGAGCGCAGTATTCGGCTCTTCCTCACTGGTCACCCAAAACAGCTCCGGCACATATGACATAGCCGACATCCCGACGAAGTTTGCCCTATCCGATCTGACCACGCAGTTTGCTACGTCTGATCTGACACTCTCCTACGCCGACGGCGTTATTACCCTCCGCGCTGAGCTGGACTCGTCCGGCCTGGACGCAAACACCTCTTATCCGTTCAACACGCTGGTGGTTACAGATACTGCGGGCCTTGCCTGCATGGTCCTCTGCGTACAGGAGGATTCGCTGTATCAGGGGAAAACGTTTGTAGCCGTTTCTAACATCAACACAACGGTGGCCTAA
- a CDS encoding lysis protein, which translates to MIGGILVTAAVAYMISDRFLMKRSDITKLRVGDHKVENGHLRIPFFFNVKFNRLKGATVEYTLRDKRFPTTVIAGGRRTLEHSRTGENCEYLDIPATKVTPDGIWIVRVKVVHGDSFLNPLYRIFPLQLVVEKEFDVQMKRDTQNA; encoded by the coding sequence ATGATAGGCGGAATTCTGGTAACAGCTGCAGTTGCTTACATGATTAGTGACCGCTTCTTAATGAAGCGATCAGACATCACAAAATTGCGTGTCGGCGATCACAAGGTTGAAAACGGCCATCTGAGGATCCCCTTCTTCTTCAACGTTAAATTTAACCGCCTCAAGGGTGCGACTGTTGAATACACCCTTCGCGATAAGCGGTTTCCAACCACGGTTATCGCCGGTGGTCGCAGGACTTTAGAGCACTCCCGCACCGGGGAGAACTGTGAATATCTCGATATTCCCGCCACCAAAGTTACCCCAGATGGCATCTGGATTGTTCGCGTGAAGGTGGTTCACGGTGATTCGTTCCTTAACCCTCTGTATCGCATTTTCCCTCTGCAGTTGGTTGTGGAGAAAGAATTCGACGTGCAAATGAAGCGAGACACCCAAAATGCCTAA
- a CDS encoding bleomycin hydrolase: MAILSLSEIRTKFNALLAANSYWSQFAGSQFITMLVTFIGQMVYRCQQYADSALAEGFISTATKRASILAAAEDRAYVGSRVTPSTGEAIITNTTNEKLSVPQYTSLLSDDQYPYLTDDVVTVAANSTATVGISQMEIVEVTMTVGTATEFLEIMLSRALTDVCYKIDVLVTFDGVTTTWTKSNMFRLATNTSTVYVEFYKPTEQLGVRFGDGTIGMIPPTGSTITLKVWCSSGDVTLLADQTLTPSDDSAPLADSMIIKSDTSITGGADNESTETTRNRAQYFLSYDNQVVWAEDYTFYLKQNVPATTWLTAWGEGEQEIIDGAKKLSNINKIFICGWYPNKTQEELKALFLSALESVPNPLNKSYSIVTANELPFTLTLTGEISASQTTSVVEADLKADLKARFGKDSSYFDPKGTGDYQLIKVKDIWSFIDGLSYFEDFKLTYSGMEESNGYNDFVYLDVDGSTFNISYFE, from the coding sequence ATGGCAATCCTGAGCCTGTCCGAAATCAGAACCAAATTTAACGCGCTTCTTGCTGCTAACAGCTACTGGTCTCAGTTTGCCGGTTCGCAGTTCATTACCATGCTGGTGACGTTCATCGGCCAGATGGTTTACCGGTGCCAGCAGTATGCCGACAGCGCACTTGCTGAGGGGTTTATCTCAACAGCGACAAAGCGCGCGAGCATCCTGGCGGCAGCTGAAGACCGCGCTTATGTGGGCTCCCGTGTGACGCCTTCAACCGGTGAGGCAATCATCACTAATACGACGAACGAGAAGCTGTCAGTGCCGCAATACACGTCACTGCTTTCTGATGACCAGTATCCCTATCTGACTGATGACGTCGTAACTGTAGCGGCGAACAGCACTGCTACCGTCGGTATCAGTCAAATGGAGATCGTGGAAGTCACAATGACCGTGGGAACGGCCACTGAGTTCCTTGAGATCATGCTTTCCCGTGCTCTTACGGACGTTTGCTACAAAATCGATGTGCTGGTGACATTTGACGGGGTAACCACTACCTGGACCAAAAGCAACATGTTCCGACTGGCAACTAACACCAGTACGGTGTACGTGGAGTTTTATAAGCCTACAGAACAGCTGGGCGTGCGTTTCGGCGATGGTACCATTGGTATGATCCCGCCGACAGGCTCCACTATCACCCTCAAAGTTTGGTGCAGCAGCGGCGACGTCACGCTACTGGCAGACCAGACGCTCACCCCATCAGATGACTCCGCGCCGCTGGCGGATTCAATGATCATTAAATCAGATACCTCAATCACCGGTGGCGCCGACAATGAGTCGACTGAAACCACGCGTAACCGTGCCCAGTATTTTCTTTCGTATGACAACCAGGTGGTATGGGCTGAAGACTACACGTTTTACCTTAAGCAGAACGTCCCAGCGACAACTTGGCTGACAGCATGGGGTGAAGGGGAGCAGGAGATCATTGATGGGGCTAAGAAATTATCCAATATCAACAAGATTTTCATTTGTGGCTGGTACCCGAACAAGACCCAGGAGGAATTGAAGGCGCTATTCCTTTCCGCCCTGGAATCAGTACCTAACCCGCTGAATAAAAGTTACTCCATCGTGACGGCCAATGAGCTGCCTTTCACGCTGACGCTCACAGGCGAGATTTCAGCGAGCCAGACAACGTCTGTCGTTGAGGCTGATCTCAAGGCCGATCTCAAGGCCCGATTCGGTAAAGATTCATCATACTTTGACCCTAAAGGCACTGGTGATTACCAGCTGATTAAGGTGAAAGATATTTGGTCATTCATTGACGGGCTGAGCTACTTTGAAGACTTCAAGCTGACTTACAGCGGCATGGAAGAATCGAATGGCTACAACGATTTTGTTTACCTCGATGTGGACGGTTCAACGTTTAACATCAGCTATTTCGAATAA
- a CDS encoding phage tail protein — MAITDLITSATKTIASALPSFMMATGLGEVQAGKLTAMALNKILFAQGWMFAVEVDGFSGIEFFVKDITYGTYTIETESKRIGANEYNIPVARTGQPLSMMVRDSNMGIVHSWFEKCVANVINDDGTINLPAAYVMNVRIYRLEATGVPVLETELQVIPTQCGEITRSKDQVTEFETFPLSFVQWKTFGESSTSILSV, encoded by the coding sequence ATGGCCATCACAGATCTGATTACCTCTGCGACCAAAACTATCGCCAGCGCCCTTCCCTCTTTCATGATGGCTACCGGGCTGGGAGAGGTTCAGGCAGGTAAGCTCACCGCTATGGCGCTTAACAAAATCCTCTTTGCCCAGGGCTGGATGTTCGCCGTTGAAGTAGATGGTTTCTCAGGCATTGAGTTTTTTGTTAAGGACATCACTTACGGCACTTACACGATTGAGACTGAATCGAAACGCATCGGCGCCAATGAGTACAACATCCCCGTAGCCCGCACCGGCCAGCCTTTATCAATGATGGTTCGCGATTCCAATATGGGGATCGTTCACAGTTGGTTCGAAAAGTGCGTGGCCAATGTTATCAACGACGACGGCACTATTAACCTGCCGGCGGCCTATGTCATGAACGTTCGCATTTATCGTCTGGAGGCGACTGGCGTGCCGGTGCTGGAAACGGAATTGCAGGTAATCCCGACGCAGTGCGGCGAGATCACCCGCTCTAAAGACCAGGTAACGGAATTTGAGACCTTCCCACTGTCATTCGTGCAGTGGAAGACATTCGGTGAATCCTCCACCTCTATTTTATCGGTGTAA